tttttagaataatattacTTTCATAATTGACGCAtaaaatgaaagttataaagttgGAAAAGCCTTTCGGTAGCAATCAAAGAAGAAGGGAATATATATTCCTTTTGATATaatccaaaaaataaaagtaaaaataactGGTTCATTAATTTCTTCTTTAATGTTTAACCTTTAAATGAAATATACACATTGTATATTTTCCAACAATTAGagtaaatgaaaatttatatttacactTTGTTCagttgaatgaatttggaaaaaagtaattaaatggatttgaagataattttttttgttgtttattggagtggatttgaaggtaagtgAAATTGggtttgaaagtaaatttttttaatttgtcacatcaatcaaatcctacattaaactttacttccaaatctactcttacttaccttcaaatccactcaaataaacaacaaaaaataatttactttcaaatcctcacaaattcattcaatcactcttctcaaaatccattcaagtaaacaaaaaaGTGTTTATCATATCTCTCTTCCAAGAGGAAAGGAATTTCAATTCCCAAAAATGTTTCCTATCTTTAAACTCTCGTCATGAATACTAGCATCATTTgcacacaaaataaaatatacaaagaaTTAAATCTAAGTCTATTATATGTGTTCTAAGAACCAAAGGGTTTTGcactaatatatttaattattttggttttcaaataaaaaaacgtGTGTATATATTATAACCATTCACCCTTTAATTGAATTTCAAGTTggtacaagaaaaaaaaaagtagttccAAGTATCCATTTAAATTAAGACTTtgcttatttaaattaaatttaagtttctATAAGAAAAACCAACTcatcatataatattaaatttaagtttcaaaCTCCGTACTTGcattataatattgaatatttgtttttaaatatatttgcaTTTGTACTTTATGTGTAAAGTGACATCActactatttaatattttttcacatttttatactaacaattttaattactttaatatttaagGTTTATAGTTTAGTTAATTTTGTATAATCATATAACATATCACAtgtagaataaattaaaaaaaaaaggaaatctTACACAACTTatttctcaatatttttaaactttaagttttttatattttaacaatatttttagcCATCACATTCAATTTTCCGAAATTTTCacataacaaataataaattaaaaaaattaaaacttaatcgAAGCTAATATAGCCTCAACCCAGGTAGTAGATAGGGTAAATTATAACTAGATTATGTTTGAGTAATTATTAAACCCATCATAAATTGTATTTGCAGACACCTAGTTCTCTACACgtgatatttattaaatatacttCTATACTGCAAATTATacgattttaaaaattactctttactcttttaataatattttttattatgttatttatttccTCGCTAAACATTTCTTCCCCAATTGTtaaatgttttcttcttttaaattactaacaaagaatctaaaatataatttatatatataaaaaaaccgtttttgagttttttctatctcataattcattttgttatatatatttattattgtgaaAGATAtgaataaaaagatttattttctCCTTAAAACCATATTCTTCTTTATCGGAAATGATCTAGTCAAGTGCACAGctgattattaaattaatttgaaataaattgtgatcaatcaattaaaagtTAAGAATATATGCTCcttatttgttaattatttttacacaAGTTCACTTTATTTGGGTTTCTATCACAATCTTTTGCGTAATAGCTCATATAGTGTAGAGGCTTCTACATAAATCTTGAGCTACAAGAATCGATTGAGACATTTACCACAATTtgcaagaaaaaaatttattaattcaattCCAATTCACTTATTACTATATAAAAACCGTCAAATATCGCTTtcacaattatttaaaaaacacatttaaaatagttttagttaattaattaattattaatataaaaaaaaagtacaaatataaagtttttttttgtcaaaccTTAGAAATATTTATGGTGTAATTGATGTGTTTTTAGGTAATAGAAgcaatgtaaattttgaaaaatacatgaaaattgagtataatttttgtaaatatctTTCAGTGAATAGTGCCAGAAATAGAATAATTCAGTGTTTTGCATAAGAAACTGTTGAAACAGTTAAAGAATATAGGATAACCGATTTGGGCGGTTTTATATTATAGTTACCTAACTACCGAGCATAAGATATATAAATTGAGAGCAATCTTGAAGCCACTTCACTCTAAGCCATGACACTGAAATTATACCTTATCCTTCTACCAATTCTTACTTCCAAGTTGACATTCTCTCTCTCCTTCGCTACTTGATACTAAAATTTTGATGTGCAAGAATCTAAAATTCTTTGGATTTTCCCAAAGTTAACATGATTGCTCGAAGCCACGTAATTTATACAAAGGGAAATCGAATCATATTGAagaaatcaaatatcaaaatatatccACATTTGTCAAGAATCCCTTCCCATGCTCAAGGGCCAAATACAAATAACATTACACTGTTTCTGCATTGCATGATTCTGATGCCAAGGACCTAACTGAAAAAGTCCAAACCAATTGGATAAACTCTTATCTTGCAGAACTTGGTAAGTGTCCAAGAGATATAATTAACAAACACTACATCATAAACATAGTATTTGGTTAAAGTAAAACGTAAAACTTAATCATGAACATGaccattttactttttcttcttgtctTACACCCTTTCAATGTTTTTATATAccttaataaataaatacagaTACACACAAACATATCATATGCCTATGGCTAACTTAAACCATGCAGATGACAGTTGGAATTGGTTTCCTCTTCTGGGTTCTGACTTTGCATATTACTAATTCTATTTGATTCCATTCTTTTGGTAGATTTTGTGACAACGCAGCATTGGTTTTGttcatatattattaacattagAATAATGTGTTTGATGCTGAAGGCTGGGTGTAGAGTTTTTAGGCTTTTATAAACTATACATTGTTCTTATTCCTGCATTATTGATTGCTCGTACGGTTAGCCACTCTAGATATTTGAATTATCGTTTACAGTTTGATGCTAAATGCAAGTTGTTCATGGCACTGGCAGCGTCACCATCGCCCAAATGATCAGGGGCACCTCCCTTATCCAAACAAATATCTGAAGgaactttctctctttctctttcctatccaatttaactataattaatttgCTTCTATGCTTTTCTAGCTTATACAATTCAATCCACTATCCTCACCAGCTACTATAAATAAGAGGTGATTAAATCTCAAGCTTCATCAGGGTACAACAACAAAGCCTTTGCTACACTAGCTTGATTAGTTCCCACACTCATCTATCTTTCAATACTTTTTAGTTTCATATATACTATTCTCCCTAGTTCTTATATTGGATCGTTCATCTCCTTGCAATGGATAGAGTTAACGACTTGGCATCAAAGAAGGCTGCTGTTATATTCACCAAGAGTTCATGCTGCATGTGTCACAGCATCAAGCAACTTTTCTATGAGCTTGGAGCAAGCCCAGCAGTTCATGAGCTTGACAATGATTCCTATGGGAGGGAAATGGAGTGGGCTTTGAGGGGTATGGGTTGCAATCCTTCAGTCCCAGCAGTGTTCATAGGTGGAAAATTTGTGGGGTCTTCCAAAGATATCATATCCCTCCATGTTGATGGCTCTCTCAAACAATTGCTCATGGATGCAAAGGCCATCTGGTTTTAGCCACACCAAGGAGTTCCTTATTAAGGAGTAGTGTAGAAGGAACTCGGATATGCTATTTCCAGACACTGTTTACTCGGGGACACTCCTGCTTTTTCTTCAGTGTCCTCTTTAAATTGTACCATAAAAAAGTCtgtaaaaaaatagttttcttttcttttggtatTTTGTAAAAGGCTAACAAAATCTATGCCTACTAAAGTAGTATGAAACTTCATGCGGGTGAAAGTGACTAAACATGGTTTATGCAAACTGTAATGTTTCTGTGATTCACTTTCAATTTGAAATGCCTTGTGAAAGAAAAAGGGTGTTTCAATTCAATTACACATTCATCTAATTTCACCTTAAAATGTTCCTCTCGCATACATATTAATTAGTCATCAATTTAATCCATGGTGGACAAATTTGCTGTGGAATAATGAAATCCGCAgactgttatattttttatgaaaaacaaagtATTCCATCAAAGTCTGGTGACAAAAGGAATTCGGAACACACCCTCATCTCATGGCTGTTATTCCAAGTGTTTGATACGAAAAACTTGTATACAAAAGGATATCATTGACACTAACTGAGAAAAAGATAACAGAAAGATCTGATAagaattgtataatttttagtttagtggaaaaaaagagagaaacttAAAAGAAGGTATGATAagatattgtaaaaaataacatGCCCATAAcagaaaattagaaaaaagataaattgtaTGATCTGTAATTTTGTGAAATAGAGCATGagagaaagatgaaaagaataGTAACATAAGTAACAGTTAAATCTTGAATAAAAGGGAACAGTAATTTAGTGTGACTTATGTAACCGATGTGAGTATATTATTCCAAGTGTTGAGACATAAGTAGGAGTTGATTCATGACCGCTGAATTTGGGCACCAGGTGCGAGGGACAATGATAAAGTTGAAACATCACTCAGTGATATGTTGGTTTTTTGGTTTGGTTGAAGAGATATTCAAAAGTTTGAAGCAAGGAACGTGCATGGCGAGCCTTCATACCCTCGAGACAAAAAGGTAATGCAAGCACTTTTTGTGTCTCCTTTATTATTCCTCCCTATCCACAACGCAACATATAGTATTTTTCCTTTATGATTTTCATGCGTGTGAAGACTATACGTAAAAGGGCAtcatttaatttctaaaataatttatctgtAGGAGCACGACGTGACATTCAAGCAACATGCGCAATCATAAATTACCTGTGTTCTTATTTCTCAGTTTTTTCATTTAGCTAACTCATTCATCAAACCAAAACTGTGCCTCGGACACACGGATAAGAAATTGGATGGTTGTTCAGTTATGATGCATAGATTCTTTTGTGGATTGAATGGTTGGTAATTCTTCTCAAAAAAggaactgtttttttttctctgattTTGTATGTTTTCAATGCATTACATTCGTGTGTTCATCGACACACGTGAGACACTATGTTAGTGCTGCATCTACGTAGAGTCTCCCAACTCCCAAAATTGAACCTCTAGTGTCAGAGAGAATCGCACACAAGTTAGTGGGTGCAACACAAAGAATCTTGCAGCCACCGAAAAAGTCATTTAAGTCTCTCATTCTTTTGGCATAAGGATTCAAAGCTGTTGATTGTGAGAATCAGAAATAAATTGACCACCCTTCAGTGTATTTATTTCCACTTTTATTTACAAGAGAGAACCGTTTTAACGTTCATAAACTCTTTAATAGTTTAGCAAAAGGGTAATAAGCAACACACGTACGTTTGACATAGGCAAATTGCATTATTGCATCAACATAGTGACAGGAAGATActgttttcatttgtttttcttgatgAAAATCTTGGTACTATATAATTTGGTCTCATAGCTAGTATACCGATTGAAGCATATACGTGTAATATGTCTTCCAACTTGCACAACCGAATAAGATCACACAATAAGTTGGGTATCTAAAAAGCACAACCTCTTTAGAACGTGCTTTGCTCTTGATCAAACAAAGCGGTCCCTAAGCTGTCCCTATAAATAGTCTAGTGTATCAGCTCATTTCAAATAACCTCAAGCTTCATATAATTTTCTATTCCCCAAATCTCCTCCTTAGACTTCCAACCCAATATAGCCACTGGATCGAATTCAGTTTGGATTCGGTCTGATGGTTTGGGAGTTCTGATAAGTCTAAGGTAATCAATCTAATGACACCTCTTCAAAATTAGaccttttttatttgtttcctGTGTAACATGATGTCTTTTTTTGCTGTGTCAGGAACAGAATTCTGTACATATATATTTAGAAGACCAGGTGCTTGATCATTGTATCAGGATGGACAAGGTGAAGAGGTTGACCTCTGAAAATGGTGTGGTGATTTTCACGAAGAGCTCTTGTTGCCTCTGCTATGCAGTCAACATTCTGTTTCAAGAACTCAGGGCGAATCCTCTGGTTTATGAGATTGATCATGACCCTGAAGGCAGAGAAATAGAGAAAGCTTTGTTAAAGCTAGGCTGCAATGCTCCAGTCCCAGCTGTGTTCATCGCAGGGAAGCTAATTGGATCCACTAATGAAATCATGTCCCTCCACCTAAGAGGTTCACTCACTCCAATGCTGAAAGGCCAGCCTTTGTCTTGAAAAGAATCACAAAACACAGTTCCTGATACCTGCTGGAAGAATAAGCTGGCTTGAATCATTAGAGTAGTGAGCATAGTATTGATGATATTCTAGTGTTTTATGTCTCAAGTGGTTCCTAGCATTTGATTAACCATAAAGTAATCACATAAATATTCTTAATGAAGTTTGATTTATATACTTACAGTCCCAGCTATCTGATTAAGATTTTGACAGTCCCTACTCTCCACCACGCACTGTTTCccataaaaaaaaggtaaattttgGGTTAATCAAGGCTAATAATCTCACCAGTTAACAAGGGGTATCAGTACAATAGTTTAGTAAAGAACATACCCTTAAAGTTTCTTCCTTAATGCATCTAAAAGGCTTGACCACCTTCCTCTCTCCTGTTTTTGTGCCTCTTTCTCCAATTTGTTTCAAACAACCACCAGTAATATTCAATAACCTTCAACTTCAAGTCATCCTAGTAAAATGAAAAGTATCTGCAGTCACTTGCTTTGAATATGTAGTGAGTGTTTCCTTCTGCATCTTAGGAAGAAAATATTCTCTGAAAGATATGTAAGCTGCATGCTAATTGACCAAACACTAACAGCCAAAGAACCCATTATGGTTTTGCCTGTCTCAGTCTGCCCAACCACTACATAGGTCAAACTCAATCTTCCTGTCATATTTTGCCCATCCTTCTCATGATACTTAACTTCATGTATTCTATAGTgaagaagaataaataatataaacagcCATAATGCCATCCAATTACAAATTATCAAATATAGTAACTTTGTTACCTTATATGATGTCTACTTTagtcaaaataaaattgatttctgatctgttaaacataaaaaacttTTACCATCAGAGTGTTATAACTGTTACACTCAAGTAAAGAAACATTTGAAACTTTGAAAGTTGTTTttgagggggggggggggggggggggggggaataGAATATTGAAGCAACAtgtagaaaaaggaaaaatattgtGCTGGCATTAACTTTTCCATCTCTTGGCGTTGTccacaaaattaaaagttaacaGGGAAATTCTCGTCTTTTTCTGATATAGTGCTATGGATTCTTCAACTTTATCCCACAATAAAGAAAGGTATTACATTCCTCACCTTTTATTTATcctgtgtttatttttattccctTCTTTTCCCCCCACAATCATCACTCAATATTGAATTATGGGAAACCATACTCTATGCTTGATCCTGCATAGTTACCAAAACTTGAACCAAAGTCACAGCAAGAGGTAGTGCTGTGAAGTTAATCCTGCATTTATGCAAAAAATAAGTCCTTCCGTAGGCATAAAAACGTAGCTTAGTATCTTGTTGAGGAAACTTAAGCTTATCAGTTCCAAATATATTATCAAAGATATCTAGTTCCTGAG
This sequence is a window from Vigna angularis cultivar LongXiaoDou No.4 chromosome 2, ASM1680809v1, whole genome shotgun sequence. Protein-coding genes within it:
- the LOC108328627 gene encoding glutaredoxin-C11 — its product is MDRVNDLASKKAAVIFTKSSCCMCHSIKQLFYELGASPAVHELDNDSYGREMEWALRGMGCNPSVPAVFIGGKFVGSSKDIISLHVDGSLKQLLMDAKAIWF
- the LOC108328292 gene encoding glutaredoxin-C13: MDKVKRLTSENGVVIFTKSSCCLCYAVNILFQELRANPLVYEIDHDPEGREIEKALLKLGCNAPVPAVFIAGKLIGSTNEIMSLHLRGSLTPMLKGQPLS